The Vibrio mangrovi genome includes a region encoding these proteins:
- a CDS encoding methyl-accepting chemotaxis protein: protein MNIQSLRLQLLMLAVLINLLISCFFTYFSYSSEKELLLKSIDSQLMISATALPTILGTDYQDRSSVSDEEYLQRVKELSRFADRAQMTYVYTMVEKDGKVFQSITSAPEENITDGSYERYMSEYEDASELLLDVFQNPRIAFEEYADNQGNFRSVFIPFHSPAGKLYLAGADVPIDHINKTLNGYLITNAGIALLGFALSTMAFWFFCTPLLHHLQKIRSQLAAAAENLDLTQKFDSNIKNELGAISEDMNLLFSRFSAGIIQVSEAANHNVRFSDQVSENADNIRHNLTKSQEQVSSTSHRSDAMYGQLAISAQNSMQLSEELTNAVAELNHIESAFSSLDQAVNRNLSNELTLSEQLTALSEDTKEINAILDMIHSLAEQTNLLALNAAIEAARAGEAGRGFAVVADEVRSLSVHTEKNLGLIQETLARITGSITDACTQMENSVEEMTHLTQASQTGYEQLKHCARTILNQQEKITRWVDDSQQTQQQANDIQTEMELAVTRITQAYEDTELVSGAATELKGGARQLLALSRQFKTG, encoded by the coding sequence ATGAATATTCAGAGCCTACGTTTGCAACTACTGATGTTGGCAGTTTTAATCAATCTACTCATCAGTTGTTTCTTTACTTATTTTTCCTACAGTAGTGAGAAAGAACTGTTACTCAAAAGCATTGATTCCCAGTTGATGATCAGTGCAACAGCTTTACCAACCATTCTCGGCACCGACTATCAGGACAGAAGCAGCGTCAGTGATGAAGAATACCTGCAACGGGTGAAAGAACTTTCCCGGTTTGCCGACCGGGCACAGATGACTTATGTATATACCATGGTTGAAAAAGACGGGAAGGTATTTCAGAGTATTACCAGTGCTCCGGAGGAGAATATCACCGATGGCTCTTACGAACGCTACATGAGCGAATATGAAGACGCCAGCGAGCTATTGCTGGACGTTTTTCAGAATCCACGGATTGCCTTCGAAGAATATGCAGACAATCAGGGCAATTTCCGTTCGGTCTTCATTCCGTTTCATTCCCCCGCCGGTAAATTATATCTTGCCGGAGCTGATGTACCAATTGACCATATCAACAAGACGCTGAATGGTTACCTGATTACAAATGCAGGGATTGCCCTGCTGGGATTCGCTCTGTCAACAATGGCATTCTGGTTTTTCTGTACGCCATTACTGCATCACCTGCAAAAAATCCGTTCTCAGCTTGCGGCGGCAGCCGAAAATCTTGATTTAACCCAGAAATTCGACAGCAATATCAAAAATGAGCTGGGGGCAATCAGTGAAGATATGAACCTGCTTTTTTCCCGTTTTTCCGCCGGAATCATTCAGGTCAGCGAAGCGGCTAATCACAATGTCAGATTCTCGGATCAGGTATCGGAAAACGCCGACAATATCCGCCACAACCTGACCAAGAGTCAGGAGCAGGTCAGCAGCACCAGCCACCGGAGTGATGCCATGTATGGTCAACTGGCTATCAGCGCACAAAATAGTATGCAACTGTCGGAAGAACTAACCAATGCCGTGGCTGAACTGAATCATATTGAAAGTGCTTTTTCCAGTCTGGATCAAGCGGTGAACCGTAACCTGAGTAATGAGCTGACTCTTTCCGAGCAATTGACAGCACTCAGTGAAGACACTAAGGAGATCAATGCCATTCTGGACATGATCCATTCACTGGCAGAGCAGACTAACCTGCTGGCACTGAATGCAGCAATCGAAGCCGCCCGGGCTGGTGAAGCCGGACGAGGATTCGCCGTTGTTGCCGACGAAGTCCGTTCACTGTCAGTTCATACCGAGAAAAATCTGGGACTGATTCAGGAAACTCTGGCCCGTATTACCGGCAGTATTACCGATGCATGTACTCAGATGGAAAACTCCGTAGAAGAGATGACTCATCTGACTCAGGCTTCACAAACCGGCTACGAACAATTAAAACACTGTGCCAGAACGATTCTGAACCAGCAGGAAAAAATAACTCGCTGGGTGGACGACAGTCAGCAAACACAGCAACAGGCCAATGATATTCAGACCGAGATGGAACTGGCTGTAACCCGAATCACGCAGGCCTATGAAGATACTGAACTGGTATCTGGTGCAGCAACAGAGCTGAAAGGCGGCGCAAGACAGCTACTGGCCCTGAGCAGGCAGTTCAAAACCGGCTGA
- a CDS encoding glutathione S-transferase family protein, translated as MLVNGIWTKDWQPVQAKDEQGRFIRQTSGFRHWITPDGEPGPTGDGGFKAEKGRYHLYVAYICPWASRTLMVRALKGLEDYISISVVNPVMTDQGWQFGHADGADFDELNGCDYLHQLYTKVDPQYTGRATVPVLWDKQKQVIVSNESADIIRMLNSAFDHLTGSTVDLYPEPFREEIETLNQRIYQQLNNGVYQAGFASSQFAYEEAYHNVFSMLDELESRLADGRPFLFGDALTETDVRTFVTLVRFDAAYHGVFKCNRNLLAQMPHLYAYTKRIYEIDGIAKTVRIDHIKQGYYSIKALNPGRIIPVGPDSIF; from the coding sequence ATGCTTGTAAATGGTATCTGGACAAAAGACTGGCAGCCGGTTCAGGCGAAAGATGAACAAGGCCGTTTTATCAGACAAACTTCTGGTTTTCGTCACTGGATTACACCGGACGGCGAACCGGGTCCGACCGGTGACGGTGGATTCAAGGCAGAGAAGGGCCGTTACCATCTGTACGTTGCATATATCTGTCCCTGGGCTTCCCGGACTCTGATGGTTCGTGCACTGAAAGGTCTGGAAGACTACATTTCGATCAGTGTGGTTAATCCGGTTATGACTGATCAGGGCTGGCAATTCGGTCATGCAGATGGTGCCGATTTCGATGAACTTAATGGTTGTGATTATCTGCACCAGCTTTATACCAAAGTTGATCCTCAGTATACCGGCAGAGCGACAGTGCCTGTCTTGTGGGATAAGCAGAAACAAGTGATTGTGAGTAATGAGTCGGCTGACATCATCCGGATGCTCAACTCTGCATTTGATCACCTGACCGGTTCTACTGTCGATCTTTATCCTGAACCGTTTCGGGAAGAAATTGAGACACTTAATCAGAGAATCTATCAGCAGTTGAATAATGGTGTGTATCAGGCTGGTTTCGCCAGCAGCCAGTTTGCTTATGAAGAAGCTTATCACAATGTTTTTTCGATGCTGGATGAGTTGGAATCACGTCTTGCAGACGGACGTCCGTTCCTGTTTGGTGATGCTCTGACAGAAACTGATGTGAGAACCTTTGTGACGTTAGTGCGTTTTGATGCTGCCTATCATGGTGTATTCAAGTGTAACCGTAATTTACTGGCACAGATGCCCCATCTTTATGCTTATACCAAACGTATTTATGAGATTGATGGGATTGCAAAAACAGTTCGTATTGATCATATCAAGCAGGGCTATTATTCAATCAAGGCTCTGAACCCCGGCAGAATTATCCCGGTTGGTCCTGACAGTATTTTCTGA
- a CDS encoding aminotransferase-like domain-containing protein, producing MTMIRMEISKDDSRAIYKQIADQLSTQIEQGLLKPNEKLPTHRALADQLNVTVGTITRAYTEAERRGLVEARVGAGTYVTDKQKGYWEFQCSADEQPTTCNFGYNMPPLVGQSDKIKQAMHVLSGASLSFNEFLAYQQPEGIESHRKIIAQWLQSHGRNIDKDKLLLTSGVQHGVQMIFDALTDTGDTILTEKLTYPGLFSLARHKKLNLRGVEIDEDGVVPESLDAACQHYQPRFLYLMPTLQNPTTSVMPALRRKEVVAICKKYNVLIIEDDVNGLLPDNPPEPLVNLDSEWVLHLGSFSKCFAPGLRVGYIQPPQRLYSRLKMSLKDHSWMLSPLLSGLICELICSKSLDQILDAIRYETIRRSQMALDELQPLKPQYQQGGFHLWLSLPDTWRLSDFIHAAEQKGVTVKSAEHFTLPAGKVTPAVRISLGCPGSREQLMRGLIILKELLESDTPYDFDL from the coding sequence GCATTAGCCGATCAATTGAATGTGACGGTCGGAACTATTACCCGGGCCTATACAGAGGCAGAACGCCGTGGCTTGGTTGAAGCCAGAGTAGGTGCAGGAACTTATGTCACCGATAAACAGAAAGGATACTGGGAATTTCAGTGCAGTGCTGATGAACAACCGACCACATGTAATTTTGGCTACAACATGCCACCGTTAGTTGGTCAGAGTGACAAAATCAAACAAGCGATGCATGTTCTGTCGGGAGCCTCACTGTCATTTAATGAGTTTTTAGCTTATCAGCAACCGGAAGGGATTGAATCACATCGTAAAATCATCGCTCAATGGTTACAGTCACATGGCCGGAATATAGATAAAGATAAACTGCTACTGACCTCTGGCGTACAACACGGTGTACAAATGATCTTTGACGCGCTGACAGATACCGGAGATACGATTTTAACCGAGAAACTGACATATCCCGGGTTGTTCAGTCTGGCAAGGCATAAAAAACTGAACCTGAGAGGTGTCGAGATTGATGAAGATGGTGTTGTTCCGGAGTCACTGGATGCCGCATGTCAGCATTATCAACCCCGTTTCCTTTATTTAATGCCGACCCTACAGAATCCGACAACATCGGTAATGCCGGCACTTCGTCGCAAAGAAGTCGTCGCTATCTGTAAAAAATATAATGTCCTCATTATTGAGGATGATGTGAATGGATTACTCCCTGATAATCCACCGGAACCTTTAGTCAACTTGGATTCGGAATGGGTTCTGCATTTAGGTTCTTTCTCGAAGTGTTTTGCCCCAGGGCTCAGGGTCGGTTATATACAGCCACCCCAAAGATTATATTCACGTTTAAAAATGAGTTTAAAAGACCATAGCTGGATGCTAAGTCCGTTACTGTCAGGGCTTATCTGTGAATTGATCTGCTCCAAGAGCTTAGATCAGATTTTAGACGCAATAAGGTATGAAACTATCCGAAGGTCACAGATGGCGTTGGATGAATTGCAGCCACTGAAACCACAATACCAACAAGGCGGATTCCATTTATGGCTCTCTTTGCCCGATACCTGGCGCCTCAGTGATTTCATTCATGCCGCAGAACAAAAAGGAGTTACGGTAAAATCAGCGGAACATTTTACCTTACCGGCAGGGAAAGTAACGCCTGCGGTAAGGATATCGCTCGGATGTCCCGGCAGCAGAGAGCAGCTGATGCGAGGACTTATTATTTTAAAAGAGCTATTAGAATCTGATACACCCTATGATTTTGATCTATAA